Proteins encoded in a region of the Methanofollis tationis genome:
- a CDS encoding SAM-dependent methyltransferase — protein MDYFDLISISTRNRAIMNPTTPEKVVMAGEMACLTAGEEVIEFGCGYAAVLALWGERFGIAGRGIDIREDACERAEESLRNAGLAGEIEISCADLLDETPDRLYDLAACVGSSHIWGGFSAALAAMAAWLAPAGRIVIGERYWAKESVPPSFSREWPEVLTEYEIFSAAREAGFEVRGAFRASPEDWDAYESSNWGGLLQWLEEHPDDPGTDEVREYLHRIQDEYAGYGREYMGFALYVLVPA, from the coding sequence ATGGACTACTTCGATCTCATCTCGATCTCCACCAGAAACAGGGCGATCATGAACCCGACGACGCCTGAGAAGGTGGTCATGGCCGGGGAGATGGCCTGCCTCACCGCCGGGGAGGAGGTGATCGAGTTCGGGTGCGGCTATGCCGCCGTCCTCGCCCTCTGGGGAGAGCGGTTCGGGATCGCTGGCCGCGGCATCGATATCAGGGAGGACGCCTGCGAGCGGGCAGAAGAGAGCCTCAGAAACGCCGGCCTCGCCGGAGAGATCGAGATCTCCTGCGCCGATCTCCTGGATGAGACGCCCGATCGTCTGTACGACCTTGCAGCCTGCGTGGGTTCGTCCCATATCTGGGGCGGCTTTTCTGCGGCCCTCGCCGCCATGGCAGCATGGCTCGCTCCTGCGGGAAGGATCGTCATCGGCGAACGCTACTGGGCAAAAGAGTCGGTCCCGCCATCGTTCTCGCGCGAGTGGCCAGAGGTGCTCACCGAGTACGAGATCTTCTCCGCGGCGCGAGAGGCCGGGTTCGAGGTCAGGGGCGCCTTCAGGGCGTCGCCCGAGGACTGGGACGCCTACGAGTCCTCGAACTGGGGCGGGCTCCTCCAGTGGCTCGAGGAGCACCCGGACGATCCCGGGACCGACGAGGTGCGGGAGTACCTCCACCGGATCCAGGACGAGTATGCGGGCTACGGCCGCGAGTACATGGGGTTCGCCCTCTACGTCCTCGTCC